One region of Qipengyuania sp. SS22 genomic DNA includes:
- a CDS encoding DUF3576 domain-containing protein encodes MSAFATIRRPATIAVATAASLGLAACGGGRERPQADVAAAQVTTIGVNSYLWRASLDAVSFAPLLQADSNGGVIVTDWYANPSNPGERVKMTVTILDSDLRADALRVAASRQVNQSGTWVDAPVQAATVQKLEDIILTKARELRREAVS; translated from the coding sequence ATGAGCGCTTTCGCAACCATCCGCCGCCCCGCAACCATCGCCGTAGCGACCGCCGCCTCGCTGGGCCTCGCGGCATGCGGTGGCGGTCGTGAGCGGCCGCAGGCGGACGTTGCCGCGGCGCAGGTCACCACCATCGGGGTCAATTCCTACCTCTGGCGCGCTTCGCTCGACGCAGTGAGCTTTGCCCCGCTGCTCCAGGCCGACAGCAATGGCGGGGTGATCGTGACCGACTGGTATGCCAATCCGAGCAATCCGGGCGAACGCGTCAAGATGACCGTTACCATCCTCGATTCGGACCTGCGCGCCGATGCGCTGCGCGTGGCCGCCAGCCGCCAGGTCAACCAGTCGGGCACTTGGGTCGACGCGCCGGTTCAGGCCGCGACCGTGCAGAAGCTGGAAGACATCATCCTGACCAAGGCGCGCGAACTGCGCCGCGAAGCGGTCAGCTGA
- a CDS encoding helix-turn-helix domain-containing protein: MADGYDALTEKEKETLRLMARGHDAKSAASALSLSVHTINERLRAARRKLVVTSSREAARLVLDRECGTYENPASKDLGEDPRAGSDDQSGSRCNRAWLIGGILMSVLTVAALLLLTPLASDGAGSPDAETAARDAALEAAARNWLALGDAGDWQAGYDTAGDSFRSANSVARWAAASEQARVPLGAVVARNLATIRYLNAPPHGYREVTFHTRFAKKSDAVETVTLVKEDGQWKVVGILID, encoded by the coding sequence ATGGCTGACGGCTATGACGCGCTTACCGAAAAGGAGAAGGAAACGCTGCGCCTGATGGCGCGGGGCCACGATGCCAAGTCGGCCGCGAGCGCGCTATCGCTCTCGGTCCACACGATCAACGAGCGGCTGCGCGCAGCGCGGCGGAAGCTGGTAGTAACCAGCAGCCGCGAGGCGGCCCGGCTGGTGCTCGACCGCGAATGCGGGACCTACGAAAATCCTGCATCCAAGGATTTGGGGGAAGACCCGCGAGCCGGTTCGGATGATCAATCGGGCAGCAGGTGCAACCGTGCCTGGCTAATCGGAGGAATCCTCATGTCCGTACTGACCGTCGCAGCGCTGCTGCTCCTCACGCCCCTCGCCTCCGATGGCGCGGGCTCTCCCGATGCCGAAACCGCGGCGCGCGACGCGGCGCTGGAGGCTGCCGCGCGCAATTGGCTGGCGCTTGGCGATGCCGGAGACTGGCAGGCGGGCTACGATACGGCCGGCGACAGTTTCCGCTCGGCCAACAGCGTTGCGCGATGGGCCGCGGCGTCGGAACAGGCCCGGGTTCCGCTGGGCGCCGTCGTCGCGCGTAATCTGGCGACGATCCGCTACCTCAACGCGCCGCCGCATGGCTATCGGGAAGTCACCTTCCATACGCGCTTCGCCAAAAAATCCGACGCGGTGGAGACGGTCACGCTCGTGAAGGAAGACGGCCAATGGAAGGTCGTCGGGATCCTGATCGACTGA
- a CDS encoding ribbon-helix-helix domain-containing protein, producing the protein MEMPPYHPPKKYSVRIDGHRTSISLEPLFWDKLTTAARMRNQSINALVAQIDAERIRAETPPGLAGAIRIWLVTYEKGGWLAPTAPSAVQTA; encoded by the coding sequence ATGGAAATGCCCCCTTACCATCCCCCCAAGAAATACTCGGTCCGCATCGACGGCCACCGCACCTCGATCAGCCTCGAACCGCTGTTCTGGGACAAGCTCACCACCGCGGCGCGGATGCGCAACCAGTCGATCAACGCGCTGGTCGCGCAGATCGACGCCGAACGAATCCGCGCCGAAACCCCGCCGGGACTGGCGGGTGCGATTCGCATCTGGCTGGTCACATATGAAAAGGGCGGCTGGCTTGCGCCAACCGCCCCTTCGGCAGTTCAAACCGCCTGA
- the murA gene encoding UDP-N-acetylglucosamine 1-carboxyvinyltransferase — MDKLIIRGGNRLSGTIPISGAKNAALTLIPCALLTEEALTLRNLPRLADIDGFQHLMTQFGVSHTIPGKRPEEFGRNVTLEAMRITSSVAPYDLVRKMRASILVLGPLLARTGEATVSLPGGCAIGNRPIDLHLKVLEAFGAHIELAQGYVKAIAPDGGLPGGEFDFPVVSVGATENALMAAVLCKGTSRLVNAAREPEIVDLCNLLTAMGAEIEGVGTSELTIHGVNKLHGATYRVMPDRIEAGSYACAAAITGGEVRLEGADAGDMGSTLHALRNIGVEIESDKHGINVAANGPLNAHNLTTAPFPGLATDMQAQLMSLLTRAEGTSVLKETIFENRFMHVPELARMGADIETEGRTAIVRGPVDLTGAEVMATDLRASMSLVIAGLAAAGETTVRRLYHLDRGYERLEEKLQLVGADVERVGDE, encoded by the coding sequence ATGGACAAATTGATCATTCGCGGCGGTAACCGCCTGTCGGGGACCATCCCCATTTCGGGCGCCAAGAACGCCGCGCTCACGCTGATACCCTGCGCGTTGCTGACCGAAGAGGCGCTGACCTTGCGCAATCTCCCGCGGCTCGCCGATATCGACGGCTTCCAGCACCTGATGACGCAATTCGGCGTCAGCCATACGATCCCCGGCAAGCGGCCCGAGGAGTTCGGGCGCAATGTCACGCTCGAAGCGATGCGGATCACCAGTTCGGTCGCACCCTACGATCTGGTGCGCAAGATGCGCGCCTCGATCCTCGTGCTCGGTCCGCTGCTGGCGCGTACGGGCGAGGCGACCGTGTCGCTGCCGGGCGGCTGCGCGATCGGCAACCGCCCGATCGATCTGCATCTCAAGGTGCTCGAAGCCTTCGGCGCGCATATCGAGCTGGCGCAGGGCTATGTAAAAGCCATCGCGCCCGACGGCGGGCTGCCCGGCGGCGAATTCGACTTTCCCGTCGTCTCGGTCGGGGCGACCGAAAATGCGCTGATGGCCGCGGTGCTGTGCAAGGGCACCAGCCGGCTGGTCAACGCCGCGCGCGAGCCCGAAATCGTCGATCTGTGCAACCTGCTCACCGCGATGGGCGCCGAGATCGAAGGGGTCGGCACGTCCGAATTGACGATCCACGGCGTCAACAAGCTGCATGGCGCGACCTATCGCGTGATGCCCGACCGGATCGAGGCGGGCTCCTATGCCTGCGCGGCGGCGATCACCGGCGGCGAGGTGCGGCTCGAAGGCGCCGATGCGGGCGACATGGGCTCGACGCTGCACGCGCTGCGCAACATCGGGGTCGAGATCGAAAGCGACAAGCACGGCATCAACGTGGCCGCCAATGGGCCGCTCAATGCGCATAATCTCACCACCGCGCCCTTCCCGGGGCTGGCCACCGACATGCAGGCGCAGCTGATGAGCCTGCTGACCCGCGCCGAGGGCACCAGCGTGCTCAAGGAAACGATCTTCGAGAACCGCTTCATGCATGTGCCCGAACTGGCGCGGATGGGTGCGGATATCGAGACCGAAGGGCGCACCGCGATCGTGCGCGGTCCGGTGGACCTCACCGGCGCGGAAGTGATGGCGACCGATCTGCGCGCCTCGATGAGCCTGGTGATCGCGGGGCTTGCCGCTGCAGGTGAGACCACCGTACGCCGTCTCTACCACCTCGACCGCGGGTATGAGCGGCTGGAAGAAAAGCTCCAGCTGGTCGGCGCAGATGTCGAACGGGTGGGCGACGAATGA
- the phbB gene encoding acetoacetyl-CoA reductase: MSRVAIVTGGTRGIGRAVCERLRDERGFTVIANYAGNDEAAQRFTEETGIPTSKFDVGDPEAVEAACASIAAQHGPIDVVVNNAGITRDGTLLKMSYADWDAVMRTNLGGCFNTAKATFAGMKERGWGRIVNIGSINGQAGQYGQVNYAAAKSGIHGFTKALAQEGARFGITVNAIAPGYIDTDMVAAVPEPVLEKIVAKIPVGRLGKASEIARGVSFLCSEHAEFVTGSTMSINGGQHMY, translated from the coding sequence ATGTCACGGGTGGCTATTGTAACCGGGGGCACGCGCGGGATCGGCCGCGCAGTCTGCGAACGCCTGCGCGACGAGCGGGGGTTTACCGTCATCGCCAATTACGCGGGCAATGACGAAGCCGCCCAGCGCTTCACCGAAGAAACCGGCATCCCGACAAGCAAGTTCGATGTCGGCGATCCCGAGGCGGTCGAAGCGGCCTGCGCAAGCATTGCGGCGCAGCATGGCCCGATCGACGTGGTGGTCAACAATGCCGGGATCACCCGCGACGGCACGCTGCTCAAGATGAGCTACGCCGATTGGGACGCAGTCATGCGCACCAATCTGGGCGGCTGTTTCAACACCGCCAAGGCCACCTTCGCCGGAATGAAGGAACGCGGCTGGGGCCGCATCGTCAACATCGGGTCGATCAATGGCCAGGCCGGGCAATATGGCCAGGTCAATTACGCCGCCGCCAAGAGCGGCATCCACGGCTTCACCAAGGCGCTGGCGCAGGAAGGCGCGCGCTTCGGGATCACCGTCAACGCAATCGCCCCGGGCTATATCGACACCGACATGGTCGCCGCCGTTCCCGAACCGGTGCTCGAGAAGATCGTCGCCAAGATTCCCGTAGGGCGTCTTGGCAAGGCCAGCGAAATCGCCCGCGGGGTCAGCTTCCTGTGCTCCGAACATGCCGAGTTCGTGACCGGCTCGACGATGAGCATCAACGGCGGCCAGCATATGTATTGA